GCCTCGCGGGCCTCGACCTTGGCCCGGGAGTCCGCAATCTCCTTCTCGGCAGCCCTCACGACGCGCGCCATCGCGTCGAGCTGCTCCTGCTTAGCCCAGACCGTGGACTCGCGGGACTTGAGATCCTTGTTCCGCGCGTCCAGGACTCCGACGGCCTTCTCCATGTCGGCCTCGCGCTTCCGGAGCGCATCCTCGCGGGACCGAAGGGCCTTTTCCTGAGATTCCAGGGAGGTGGTACGCTTGTCGAGTTCCTTGGCCGCGGCAGATGTGTCCATGGCCACCTCCTTGGTCCGGTGCAGCGTCTCAAGCTCGACGTGGGCCTCCGCGAGTTGTTCCCGGAGCTCCTCCATGGTCTTGGAGGCCTTCTTCGCATCTTCCGCGAGCTCGCTGTTCTCCTCCTCAAGGTCCTTGAGCTTCTCCTGGGAGGCTCCCAGGGCCTTCTCTTGCTTCGCGATCTGGACCGTCTTCGCCTCGGAGAGTTTCCGAAGCTCGCCGAGCTCCCGCAGGAGCTCGCTCTCACGCGCCTTGGCGTTGGCCTCGAGCTCCGCGAGCTGGGCATCGAACTGGACGACCGTGGAAGCCTCCGACGCCGCGGACTCGCCGTCCCGGTTCTGGAGGCTCTTGCGGGCTTTCTCTCGGAGGCCGGGCATGGTCACAGCTCCAGCTCGTCCATGACCTTCTCGTACGCGGCGAAGCGATCCGACTTCGCGAACCGCCTGATCTTCTCGTCGGGGAGCTCGCCGAGGAGCTCGTCGAGGTCCTTTAGCACGCCCTTGATCGACTCGTGGAACTTCACGAGGGATTCCTGAGCGCTCGCGAGCTCGGCCTTCTCGACCTGCAGCTTCTCGAGCTGCTCCTCCATCTGGGACATCCGAGCCTTGAGTTCGGTCATCTCTTCCGCGGCCGGACCCACCGTGATCACCGTCTCGCCGCCCTGCCCCCCCGGCCCGGGCGTGGAAGCCTTCTTCTCCAGGGCCCACCGCCGCCGCTCCATGTCCACTTCCGCCTCGCTCAGCGCGTGATGGCGCTCGTCCAGGAGGCGTGCCTTGTCGCGCAGGAGTTCCTCGCGCTTCTCGAGCTCCCGCTCGCGCTCGTGGAGGCGGTTCATGAGGATCCGGAATTCGTCCTCGCGCCGGACGATGTCCGACTCCCGCTCGCGCATCTGGCCGAACGTCCGTTCGCGCTTCTCCAGCTCCATCCGGAACGCCTCGATCCGAGCGCGCAGGGTGGACTCCTTGGACTTGAGCTCGTCCTGCTGCATCCGGAGGATGTTCCGGTACGTGTTCTCCATGTCCACGAGGCCCTCCTCGATCTTCAGGATGTCCTCCTTCTCGAGGAGGAGTTCCTCGATCTGCCGCTTGAGCTCCTCGCGCTCGCGGACCTCGATCTCGTTCGTCGAGGACTCGAGCGCCTTGATTCGCACGCGGGCGCGCTCAATGAGCGCGTCCATCTGCTCGAGGCGCTGCTTGCGCCGGTCGATCATCTTTTCGAAAGGCTCCGCGAGCTTCCAGAGGTATGCCTCGAGGTCGCTCTGGTCGCGGTCGCCTTCCGTCATGGAGACGGGCTCGGACCCCGGGCTTTCCGGCGGCGGGGCCACCTGACTCAACCGCGCCTTGGCCTTCTCGCGACTCAGTCTCAGGATGTTCCGGAGGTACTCCTCCTCGGGGCCGCCTTCCCCGGGCTTCGGGGTCGTGTCCACGGTCCGGATCTCGGGGAACTTCGCGGAGCACTTCTTGCACTCCTTGGCGTCCGCGGGATTCACGGAATTGCAGATGGGGCAGAGGACGGCGTCCATGAACCCCTCGAACGATGCGCCGCACTTCTCGCAGCGCTCGGCGTCGGGCAGCGTGCCCGCTCCGCAGTCGCTGCAGTAGGCGGCCTTGCCTGGGGTGAGGGCGCGGAGGGCCATCCTTCGCTTCTCGAGGAGGTTGCGGGACCGGTGGAAGTGCCTATTCGTACGCGTTGTACGCCAGGATCTCCGACAGGTGCTTGCGCCCCGCGGGAGGCTCGAAGGCCTCCGGGAAGCCCAACGACGTCAACCCCACGACGTGGGCGTCCGCCGGGATGCCAAGCAGGTTCTTCACCTTCTCCTCGTTGAAGGAGAAGACCCAGGAGGTCCCCAACCCCTCACTCGTCGCCGCCACGGTGAGATGCGCGACCGCCATGCCGACGTCGACGGGGTACGAGTTCATGTACCCGCCGACCATCGCGACGGCCTCGTCGAGCCGAGCGCAGGCCACGACCATGAGCGGGGCGTCGGGCAGCTTCCTGCCGTCCGTCGTCATGCCCATCAGCTTCCGCTTGCGGTCCTCGTCCGAGACAACGATGAACTTCCAGGGCTGGAGGTTGTCCGCGCTGATCGCGAGCCGCGCGGCGTTCACCACCGTCTGGACTTTCTGCTCGGGGACCGGGTCCGGCTTGTACTTGCTCACGCTCTTCACCGACTTGATGGCCTCAAGGACCTCCATATCGTCCCGGGCGTTCGTAGTCGGCGTCCTGATAATAAGCGTTGCGATGCCAAAATCGCGGCGGGGACAACCCGAGGGCTGGTATGGCGGATGGCGGCTCGAGCGCGACGTTCAGGTGTCCCCTCGTAGCGCGTGAGGGACGCGCCAGGGCCGGGTCCTTCGGAACGGACCATCACTCCGTCTCAGGCGCGGCCGGCGGCTCGGTAGGGGGCGGGACCTTGCGGACCACGACTTCGAGGGCAAAGCTGACGATGAGGACGAGGCCGCACAGCAGGAGGACAACTCGAAGGGCGCCGGTGTCCCCTGCGGCGGATTGGAGCCCAGGAAAGACGGGGATTCCCGCAGCCTCGAAGGTCCGCGGATAGATCGATAGGAGGACGAAGGTCACCGCATCGAGGACCGCGAGGAATAGCCGGGTCCCTAACGAGCCAAGCTCGAGGAGGTCGTATGTCAGGAAGGCCACGACGATGGACAGGGAACCGAACACGGCGACGGACGGCGTCACGATGTACAAGGCCGCGGCCGCGCCTAGGCACGACACGCCCACGCCCACAGCCAGCGCATCCTTGCGCTCCACGGCCGCCTTTCGGTTCCGCCGCAGCCAGACCGCGGCCAGCGCGATAATCCCCAAGCTCACGAGGACCATGTAGTCCGTGATGCTCACGAGGAAGTCTTGTCCCGCCGCAACGAGGAACACGATGGCCGCGAGGACGCAGAGCCAGGACCCGCGTGCGATGGCCCGCGGGAGGAATCCGTCCTCCCCGAGCGACCGGATGTGCCGCGTGGCCGCGAGGAACGCGGGGACGAAGGTCGTGAACGTCGCCAGCATGAAGGCGAGGCCCATGAGGGCCTCGTGGGGACCGCCGAGGACGGACTGCGCTACGTACAGGGCGGGGATCTGGGAGCTGGCGACTCCCGCGGGAGACGGGTTCGCTGCGAACACGGCGAGCGCGTAGAAGATGTTGATTCCGGCGGCGATGAGGACGGTCACGACCATCGCGACACCGAAGTAGCGCCCCTTATCCGCCGTGTAGCCCCGCCGGATCCAGGAGAGGATTGGGATCGGGGATCGGTCATGGGCCTCGCGGTCCAGGGCCTGGATCTCCTGGAACCCGAAGAAGAGCAGGTACAAGTAGCCCGTGTTCACCACGGTCAGGCCGACCCAGTCCAGCGGGGAGCCCGGCGGAACGGAGCCGAGGCCGCGGAGATTCCACCCGCCCGCGGAGCCCAGGAGGTAGCTCTGGGCGACCACGATGAGCACGAGAAGGGACGTGAAGACGATCTGGGCGCGGCCGATCACCCGGGCGTACCGCCGTTCGAAGATGGAGTTCATCACGAACCAGGCGGCGAAGAGGATGATGATCAGAGCGACGATGTAGAACGTCAGCGGTCCTCCGAGCCCGTACGCGCCCAGCAAGCCGGGGAGGTAACCGAAGACGAAGACCACGAATACGATGACGCAGTACGCGGCCAGGGCCGTGTTCGCAACGGCCATGGAGAAGCGCGAGATGAAGTACCTCGCGCTGCGTGTGCCCAGGGCGACGCCGACGAAGGCAGGTCCGCCGACCGCGACCCGGCCGCTCCGCTTCAGCACCCCGTAGCTGTCTGCGTTGTTCTTGGCCATGGCGATGGAGAGGGCCGCGGCAAGGACCAGGGAGAGGATCGAGACGATTTCGTATTGGATCACGTTGACCGGAATGAGCAGGAAGAGCGGAGCACCGAGCGTTGACCCGATGCCGATGGCCAGGATCGTCGTGAACCCGTACACGGGTCGTGGCCCCGGGCCCGGCCGGAGCGAGGGCAGACGGACCCGAGCTCGCCCGATCGCGGACCCGAGGAGAAGTCCTCCCGTAAGAATTCCGGCCAGGAGCGCCACAAACGCCGCAGCATCCCCCATGGAGAACCGATCGAGTCCCGTCACCCGGAGCGAGTTGAGCTCCCCCGCGAGCCCGTAGGTCGCCACGATGAGCACCAGGACGCCCAGCGCCGCGGTCAGGAGACGGGCGGCCCGTGTGGCGACTCGCAGTGCGCCGGACGCGTCCGCCATGTCGGCGCCTCACGCGGTCGGCGGCACGACGCCGGACTCCCGGAGGCTGCGGGAGGCTTGGCGCAGGGTGTAGAGCGCCGCCAGGAGCAGGAACAGCGCGAAGCCGAACCCCAGGGCCACGATGGCCGGATCCGAGGCCGCTGCGGACCCCAGGCCCAGGGAGAGATCCGCGAGGTACCGCGCGAAATCCTCCCGCGACGTGAAGCCCACGATGGCGGGCACGACCAGGATCAGGCCCGCGACGGTGAGGAACGCGCCGAGTACCAGCTCGCCCACGCCCACGAGAAGCTGCCCCCAGGCCCGTCGAGGCCGGTGGGGCTCCAACGCGGCCAGGAAGCGCTTTACGTCCTCGTCCTGGGACGCGAGGATCTGCTCGCGGAGCCGCCGCGTCGTTTCCGGGCCCCAGCCGTGCCGGGCGCCGAGACCCCGGATCTCTTGCCGGATCCGACCGATGGCTGCGTCCGCATCGTCCAGTGCGTCCTCGAGCATGCAGGGAACTCGGTCCCGGACCACTTATGCGTTTCTCCCCGCCGCCAGAGGAGCGCACGGGCGCTGCTCCGAGGGAACGTTTAAATCAAGCCCGGTCTTCTGCGCCGCCGCGGGCCCGTAGCTTAGCCTGGTTGGAGCGCCCGGCTGATAACCGGGAGGTCGCCAGTCCGAATCTGGCCGGGCCCATTTCTCGAACGCCTCGACGAAGCGGCGGCAAACACGAAGCTACAAAGCGGCGTCCGCGCTGCGGCGTGCGATGGAAGGCGGCCCGGCCCGTCGCGCGTGGCTCACCCGGGACGCGCTTCTCCTCTGCCTCTCGGCGTTCTTCGCGGACACCGGGTACCAGGCCGTGGCCGCGGTGTTCCCCCTTTTCCTGGTGTACCAGATGGGGGAGAGCGCCATCTACGTGGGCCTGTTTTTCGCCCTTGCGTACGGCATCGGATCCCTCTTCGCGTACGTCGGCGGCCGGGCCGGGGACCGGTTCAACAAGAAGTACGTCGCGCTCGCAGGGAACCTCCTCATCCCCCTCATGTCGTTGAGCGGCCTCTCCGCGAGCGTCGCGGTCGCGGGCGGACTGTTCGTCGCGGGCTGGTGGGCCCGGTACTCCCGTACGCCGGCGCGTCGTGCGTGGCTCGTCGAGGTCACGGATCCCCAGTACCGGTCAAAGGTCTTCGGGTTCCTCCACGCGCTGGACGTTGGCGGCGGGGTGCTCGCGGTCTCGTACTCCGTGGTCCTCCTTCTGGTCCACGTCTCCTACACGGATGTCCTCCTCGTCACCGTCCTCCCGCTCCTCCTCTCGAGCCTGTGCCTCGTCCTCGCGAGGCGGCCGTCCCCGGCAACCGCCGCGGCGCCGCGTGCCCGCCCCACGGGTTCCGCCGCGGGTCAGGGCGACGCCGTCGTCGCCTACCGGGCCCTCCTGGCCTCCGCGACGCTCTTCGGCTTCAGCTTCTATTCGTTCGGGTTCCCGATTCTCACGGTGGCCCAAGCGCAGAGCGGCGGATCGCTTTCCGAGATGAGCGCGCTGGCCGTGGTCACCTTCGGGGTGTATCTTGGGCTCTCCGCCCTGGCGGGGATCGTGCTGGGCGGCAGGCACCTCCGTCCGATCCGAGCCATTTGGAGCATCGGATACCTCGTTGCCGCGTTCGCCTCCCTGGCCATCGGCACCCTCTACCTGGTCGGCGCGAGCGCCTTCCCGTTTTACGCCGCGGCCGGAGCCCTCGGCTTCGCGACCGGGTGCGTCGAGACGTTCGAGCCCACCCTGATCTCGAACCTGGTCGCCGCCCATCGCCTGTCGGAAGGGATGGGATGGCTCAGCATGACCCGGGCCGTGGGCTTGTTCACCGCGAACCTCGTGCTGGGCGTGCTCTTCGGCCTCAATGAGTTCTATGCCTATGTCTATGCGTTCTCGACTGCGGTCGTCGCGGCAGCCATCCTGGCGTATGCCGAACGGCGGACGCGGCGTACCGCAGGTGCCGAACCGGGGTCCAGCACCTCCTGATCCCGCGTAGTTGCGGGGAGACGGCGAGACCTTAACTACCGCGGATGGTCCCTGGGTAACGATGGAGTCGTCGCGGCCCGCGACCGCCAGCGAACCCCCGAGTTCCCCGTCCGCGCCTGCACGTCCTCGGACAATCCGGGGATTCCTCCAGGGCCCGCGTCTGGTCGACCGGCGGGGCTTCTGGTTCGTGCTCGCCATCTTTGTGATGGTCATCCTCGTGTTCGCGGTCGCGTTCTACGCGTTCGTGACGACGCTGAAGCCGCTCGCCACGGCTCCGGTGACGTTCGCGCCGGCTTACATGCTCGGGGGCAACGGGACGTTCAACGTGACCTCGGACAGCAACACGACGTGGCCCTGGACCGGATTTTCGGTCAACCTCACGATCAACAACGTCGGGACGACCGCGGTCGCGCTGGCACCGAGCGGCGGGAACGTGACCCTTTTCATCGGCACCTCCGCGCGCAAGGACGCGTACCACATCGTCTGGCTCGACCGCGATCACAACGGCGCCGTGAGTCCCGGCGACGTGTTCTGGGTGACGGGGAACGGGGTCGGCCTGCCCGCCCTGAGCTACGTCCAGTTCAGCCTGATCTGGCGGAGCGGAGGCTGGACCGCGACGGAGTACTTCGTCACGAGTTCCGCGATCGTGTAGGCCCCTACCCGTCGGGACAGGACGCGGCCCGGATGCTCGACGCGTTCGACATCCATTTGCGCTCGAACGGAATCAGGGTCCGCGAGGAGCGCCATGGCTCGGAAGCGAGACCGGAATATGAAGCATCGGAGCTGGGAGATCACGGATGGGCCTTCCCGGGCGCCGGCGCGTTCCATGCTGCGCGCCATGGGCCTCGGCGACGAGGACTTCGCGCGGCCGTTCGTGGGGGTCGCGAACAGCTGGAGCGAGGTGACGCCGTGCCAGCTCAACCTGGACCAAGTCGCGCGACGAGTGAAGGAGGGCGTCCGCGCCGCGGGCGGCACGCCGCGGGAATTCCCCATGATCGCGGTCTCCGACGGCATCGCAATGGGCCACGAGGGCATGCGCGCGTCCCTGGTCAGCCGCGAGGTCATCGCGGATTCCATCGAGCTCATCATGCACGCGCACCGATACGATGCGCTGGTTGCCTGCGCGGGCTGCGACAAGACGATCCCGGGATCGCTCATGGCGATGGCCCGACTGAACCTCCCCTCCGTGTTCACGTACGGCGGCCCTGCCCTCCCTGGCCGCTTCCGGGGCCGGGACGTGACCATCCAGGACATGTTCGAGGCCGTGGGCGCCTTCGAGGCGGGCCGGATGAGCGCGGAGGATCTCGCGGGCATCGAGCGCTGCGCCTTCCCCGGACCCGGCACGTGCGCCGGGCTCTTCACCGCGAACACGATGGCCGCCTGTGCCGAGGCCCTCGGACTCACGGTCCCCCAGGATGCCGCGATTCCATCCGCGGATCCGGCTCGGGAGGAACATGCGGAGCGTGTCGGCCGAGCCGTGATGCGGTCCCTCGAGCTCGGGCTCCGGCCCCGCGACATCCTGACGCATGACGCGTTCGTGAACGCGATCACGGTCGACGCGGCCATGGGAGGATCGACGAACGCGGTTCTCCATCTCCTCGCGATCGCGCACGAGGCGGGCGTCCGGCTTGCGATCGACGAGTTCGACCGGATTTCGCGGCGGACGCCGCACCTGGCCAGCCTCAAGCCCGGCGGGCAGTACGTCATGGCGGACCTGTACCGTGCGGGGGGCGTCCCCGTCGTGATGCGGCGGCTCCTGGATGCAGGCAGGCTCCGCGGAGATTGCGTCACGGTGACCGGTGACACCCTGGCGGAGCGGTTGCGGGACGTCCCGACTCGAGTGCCCGACGAGCTCCTGCACTCCGTCGAGGCACCGATCAGCACCGCCGGAACCCTGGCGATCCTCCACGGGAACCTGGCCCCGGACGGTGCCGTCGTGAAGACCGCCGGCGTGCGGCATCTCCGGCACACGGGCCCTGCGCGAGTGTTCGACGGGGAACAATCCGCGCTCGCGGCCGCGGAGACGCGTGGTGTCGAACCCGGCGACGTGGTGGTGATTCGGTACGAGGGGCCAAGGGGCGGCCCAGGGATGCGCGAGATGCTCGCCATCACGGGGGCGCTCGTGGGCCAAGGTCTAGGGGACCAAGTCGCCCTCGTCACGGATGGGCGGTTCTCCGGCGCAACAACGGGCCTCATGGTGGGCCACGTATCGCCGGAAGCCTGGGATGGCGGCCCGCTCGCGCTCGTCCGCGAAGGCGACACGGTCGAGGTCGACGTCCCGCGTCGAAGGCTTCGAGTGCGACTCACGCCGAAGGAACTCGCCTCTCGCCGCACACGCTGGAGGCAGCCGAAGCCTCGGTACGCCCGCGGTGCACTGGCGAAGTACGCGAAGCTGGTGGGCTCGGCCTCCCGCGGCGCCGTGTGCGACTAGGAAACGCGTCGGTCCGTCATCGCGACCGCGCGGGTCAGGCGCCTGCGTCCAGGAAGGTCTTACTCGGTCGAGACCGAAAGAGCATCACCCGGTGCGGCCTCCTTGGCAGTGGGCGTGGAACGCGCGTTCTCTCGAGCGAGTTCGCGGGCCCGCATGGAGGCGGCGACGATTCCATCGGAGACCGCCTGCGGCACGCCTCGTTCCTCCATGAGGCGCCACCCTGCGACCGTCGTGCCGCCTGGAGTCGCGACCAACTGGAACAGCCGCTCCGGATCGCCGCCGTCCGAGAGCAGCAGCTCCGCGGTCCCCTTCATCGTCTGGAGTGCGAGCTTGCGTGCGACGTCCTCCGGGAGCCCGGAACGTCTCCCGCCGTCGATCATCGCCTGTGCGAGGGCGGCCATGAACCCGGGCCCGCTCCCACTGAGTCCGGTCACCGCATCGAGATGCCTCTCCTCCACCTCCAGGACGCGTCCCAGGGAGCCCATGAGTTCCGCGACTCGGTCGGCGTCGTCGCGTGTCGCGGTCCTACCGAGGGCGAAGGCGGTTGCTCCCTCGCCGACGCCACACGCCAGATTCGGCATCATGCGGACCACATGACCCGTGCCACGGAGTCCTTCCTCCACCGTGTCCGTCCCGATGCCCGCCGCGAGCGTGACGACCGCCGCATCCTTTCGCACGTGTCCCGCGAGGGAGCGGACCAGCTCCCGCATGTCCTTCGGCTTCACGGCCAGGATGAGGATGTCGGATCGTTCCGCAAGCGCCGCGGGGCTGGGAACCTGCACGACGTGGTACATGGAGGCAACCTCCTCGGCCCGGGCCGGGAGGGCATCCGTGATGAGAATCCTGGAAGGCGGGAGCGCAGCTCGCTGCACGAGTCCCTTCACGAGGGCTTCGCCCATCTTGCCCACACCAGCAATGCCGACGGTCTCTTGTCCGTTCATGCGCAACACCCCGTTGTGACACCCGCAGCCAAGCGGGATCACAGCGAGCCCGCGCCGCGCCGAGGCTGCGGGTACGGCTGAGGCGTCGCAAAAGCCACAAGGCGGCGGCCAGAGCGCTTGCTCCCGGCTCGGCTCTTGTGGTGGTCCGACGTCTCGTTCATCCGCACGACTGCCTCGCGCGCCGACGCGCGTCGCCTAGCCATTTAGTCCGCCCTAGATGAACATGCCGCCGCGCGATTTGGCAAGACGCTCAGGTTCGCGGGGCCGCGGACCTTCCATTTGGCAGATTGCCCACTTCCTTCGGTCGCCTAGGCTTGCGCGGCCGCCTCCGTCCGCCGTCGGGTTCACTCCTTGACCGCGGTGAACGAGGCGCACGTCACGGTGTGGCCAACGCCCTTCAGAGCGCGTAATTTGTCGATCACGATGCGGCCCAGATCTTCCATGGATGCCGCACGGATCTTCAGCAGCAAATCCCACTCCCCGGAAATCACGTGGACCTCGTGGACGCCGGCGAGCTTGGAGATCTTGTCCGCAAGCTCGCGCTGGGACACGTCCGGGTTCGGCAGGAAGCTCACCAAGATGAACGCGGTCACCGGCTTGCCGAGCTTTCCGTAGTCGGGAATCGCCTTGATCGCGCGGATTACGCCGCGCTCGCGCATCTTCTGCACGCGGTACTGGACCGTAGGCCGCGGCATGTGCAGCTCGCGAGCGATGTCCGCGATGCTCCTCGAAGCGTCCTGCATGAGGACGTCGAGGATTTCCCGGTCCGTCTCGTCGAGCTGCTCCATGTCGAGCGGATTGCTCTCGCACACTTGAAGCTTCCGTCAGAACGCCAGACTCCGGGAATCCCCTTGTCGATTCGATGCGACGGTTGGGATGCCGCGAGGAGGTTCCCTCGTTGCGTGGGACGGTCCGGCATGCGTGGCTCGCTTGCCCTCGAAACCTTCTTACGCGGTGGGCCGCTTCCGCGGCTGCCTTGACCAACGTCGACGTTCCCTACGAGGATCTGATCGACCTTCTCGGGCGACGGATTTCGCTCGAGGAGGCGGTCAACCGGATCACGTACATGGGTTCGGGGCCCGAAGGGGTCCAGGGCGACGTGATGACGTTCGACATCTTCCCGAACCGGCCCGACCTGTACTCCGTGGAAGGGATCGCGCGGAGCCTCCGTGGGTACCTGGGGATCGAGACGGGCCTGCCTACGTACGCGGTCTCGCCCTCGGGCATCGACTTCCTCGTCGACCCCAGCGTCGCCCGGGTCCGCCCGTTCGCCGTGGGTGGCGTCGTCCGCGGAGTGGACCTGGACGACCGGCTCCTCCGCTCGCTCGTCGACCTCCAGGAGAAGCTGCACACGACGACGGGCCGCCGGCGGAAGAAGGTCGCCATCGGCATCCACGACCTCGACCGCGTCGAGCCCCCGTTTACGTTCAAGGCCGTCGCGCCCCACAGCCTCCGATTCGTCCCCTTAGGCTCCGCGAAGGAGATGGACCTCGCGGACATCTTGATCCAGCACGAGAAGGGCGTCGAGTACCGCGCCATCCTGGAAGGCAAGGAAGCCTATCCGATCATCGTGGACAAGAACGGTGCCGTCCTCTCCTTCCCGCCAATCATCAATGGGGTCCGGACGCAGCTCACGCCGGACACGCGCGACCTCTTCCTGGACGTGACGGGCACCGACTTCGAGGCGGTGAGCGGATCGTTGAACATCCTCGCGACCTCGCTCGCGGAGCGGGGCGGGAAGATCCAGACCGTCCGCACGATCTACGCGGACCGCACGATCGACACGCCCGACCTGTCGCCGATTCCCTTGGCCCTGGACCTGGCACGCGCCCAGGAGTTGCTGGGGCTCGACCTGACTCCCGAAAAGGCAGTCGAGCTCCTCCGGCGGATGCGGCACGATGCCGACGCGCACGGTCGGAGCGTGCGCGTGCGGGCCGCCGCGTACCGGATGGACCTCCTGCACGAGGTCGACCTTGCGGAGGACGTCGCGATCGCCTGGGGTTACGACCGATACCCGCGGGGCTTGGCGCGGCAGCAGACGATCGGCACGCCCCTCCCGAAGACCCTCTTCTCCGAAGCGCTCCGGCAATTGCTCATCGGCTACGGGTACCAGGAGGTCATGTCCCTGACCATGGCAAGCGCGGAGGAGCCCCTGGCGACGCCGGAGCGCGCGGTCGTGCTGAACCCCGTGACCACGGACCTGACGACCCTGCGGTCCTCCCTGCTGCCCGGGCTCCTCAACCTGTTCAAGCTCAACAAGCATCGCGAGCTCCCGCAACGCATCTTCGAGGTCGCCGACGTCGTCCTCGAGGCGCGGAACGCGAGGCACGTCGCGGCGGCAGCGATGCACCCCAGGGCCTCCTTCACGGAAGCGAAGTCCCTCGTCCTGAGCCTGCTTCGGGACGCGGGTCGCGAGGGGGCCGTCGAGCCCGTCGAAGATGCGAACTTCATCGCAGGTCGGGCGGCCTCCGTGCTCGCGGACGGACGGGAGTTCGGCCGGTTCGGGGAGATCCATCCCCGGATCCTCGAGGCGTACACGCTCGTTCAACCCGTCATGGCATTCGAGCTCGACGTCGAGCTCCTCCGGGGCGCGTGACCCGGGTCGCGAGAGAAGGTATTTCTGGCCTCCGGCGATGGCGTGGCCGCTGAGGTAGCGAAGCCCGGTTCAACGCGCCAGACTTGAGATCTGGTGGGTCGCAAGGCCCTCGGGAGTTCGAATCTCCCCCTCAGCGTTCGAACCACAGGATGGGTCCTTCGGCGACGTAGCGACCAAGCGCCCCGTTTCGTGGTTCCGGAAAGTCGCGGCCCGCCGTTCGCTAGGCGTCGAGCGTCTCCTCGTCCCGCGCTTCGCTCGCTCACTCCACGTGCTGCGCCTGCGGCGTCGGGCTCCCGGGAGGGTAGATCATGACCGTCTTGATGTTCACCATCTCCAGGAGGCCGTAGCGGCTCAGCTCGCGCCCGACGCCCGAGTGCTTCACGCCGCCGAAGGGCATCCGCGGGTCCGACTTCACCGCGTTGTTCACGAAGAAGAGACCCGCGTTGATCCGCTCCGCGATCTCGTCCGCGAGGCTCAGGCTTCGCGTCCACACGCTCGCCCCGAGGCCGAACTCCGTGTCGTTCGCCTGGGCGATCGCCGCATCCACGTTCGGGACCCGGAAGACCGGCAGGACGGGCCCGAACGTCTCCTGGCGCATGACCTTCATCTTGGTCGTGACGCCGCTCAGGAGGGTGGGCTCGTAGAACCAGCCGGCTCCCTTTCCCCGCTTCCCGCCGACGTGGAGCCTGGCCCCCCTCGCGAGGGCGTCCTTCACCTGGACCTCGATCTCGTCCCGCTGGCTCTTGGCGTACAGGGGCCCGATGTCCGTCGTCGGGTCGAGCGGGTCGCCCACCTTGAGCTTCCGGATGTTCGCCTCCAGCTTCTCGAGGAACTCGTCCGCCACGGCGTCCACGACGATGAAGCGCTTCGCGGCGATGCACGACTGCCCGTTGTTGATGAAGCGCCCGACGATCGCGCCCTTCGCCGCCTGGTCCAAGTCCGCGTCCTCGCACACGATGAACGGGTCGGACCCTCCGAGCTCGAGGACCGTCTTCTTGAGATCCCTCGCCGCCTCCCGGGCGATCTTCACGCCCGTCGAAACGCTGCCCGTGAGGCTCACGAAGTCCACACGGCTCCGGATCAGGGCCGCGCCCGTCGTGTAGTCGCCCACCACGATCTGCAGGACGCCGTCAGGGAGCCCTGCTTCCTGGAAGGCCTCCTCCACACGGAGGCCCGTCATGGGCGAGGCGCTCGCGGGCTTGATCACCGCGGTGTTGCCCGCCGCAAGCGCGGGAATCGCGAACCGGACGATCTGCCACATGGGGAAGTTCCAGGGCATGATGGAGCCCAGGACGCCGCGTGGATGGAACGCGATGTAGGACCGCTGGGCATCCGTCTGGACGACCTCGGGCTGGAGGAACGGCCTGGCGTTCTGGGCGAAGTACTCCGCGGCCCACGCGCACTTGTCGACCTCCGCGATCGATTCCCGGATGATCTTCCCCATCTCCATGGACATCGTGCGGCCGTACTCCTC
This Thermoplasmata archaeon DNA region includes the following protein-coding sequences:
- the proC gene encoding pyrroline-5-carboxylate reductase, producing MNGQETVGIAGVGKMGEALVKGLVQRAALPPSRILITDALPARAEEVASMYHVVQVPSPAALAERSDILILAVKPKDMRELVRSLAGHVRKDAAVVTLAAGIGTDTVEEGLRGTGHVVRMMPNLACGVGEGATAFALGRTATRDDADRVAELMGSLGRVLEVEERHLDAVTGLSGSGPGFMAALAQAMIDGGRRSGLPEDVARKLALQTMKGTAELLLSDGGDPERLFQLVATPGGTTVAGWRLMEERGVPQAVSDGIVAASMRARELARENARSTPTAKEAAPGDALSVSTE
- a CDS encoding Lrp/AsnC family transcriptional regulator, which produces MEQLDETDREILDVLMQDASRSIADIARELHMPRPTVQYRVQKMRERGVIRAIKAIPDYGKLGKPVTAFILVSFLPNPDVSQRELADKISKLAGVHEVHVISGEWDLLLKIRAASMEDLGRIVIDKLRALKGVGHTVTCASFTAVKE
- the pheT gene encoding phenylalanine--tRNA ligase subunit beta translates to MTNVDVPYEDLIDLLGRRISLEEAVNRITYMGSGPEGVQGDVMTFDIFPNRPDLYSVEGIARSLRGYLGIETGLPTYAVSPSGIDFLVDPSVARVRPFAVGGVVRGVDLDDRLLRSLVDLQEKLHTTTGRRRKKVAIGIHDLDRVEPPFTFKAVAPHSLRFVPLGSAKEMDLADILIQHEKGVEYRAILEGKEAYPIIVDKNGAVLSFPPIINGVRTQLTPDTRDLFLDVTGTDFEAVSGSLNILATSLAERGGKIQTVRTIYADRTIDTPDLSPIPLALDLARAQELLGLDLTPEKAVELLRRMRHDADAHGRSVRVRAAAYRMDLLHEVDLAEDVAIAWGYDRYPRGLARQQTIGTPLPKTLFSEALRQLLIGYGYQEVMSLTMASAEEPLATPERAVVLNPVTTDLTTLRSSLLPGLLNLFKLNKHRELPQRIFEVADVVLEARNARHVAAAAMHPRASFTEAKSLVLSLLRDAGREGAVEPVEDANFIAGRAASVLADGREFGRFGEIHPRILEAYTLVQPVMAFELDVELLRGA
- a CDS encoding NAD-dependent succinate-semialdehyde dehydrogenase — protein: MMATKRAKRARVPKARPGLVKVVNPTTGKVFETFPITTKDEVNATVDKARDAFKSWSRLDVEERAAYLQRFAQVLRKRKEEYGRTMSMEMGKIIRESIAEVDKCAWAAEYFAQNARPFLQPEVVQTDAQRSYIAFHPRGVLGSIMPWNFPMWQIVRFAIPALAAGNTAVIKPASASPMTGLRVEEAFQEAGLPDGVLQIVVGDYTTGAALIRSRVDFVSLTGSVSTGVKIAREAARDLKKTVLELGGSDPFIVCEDADLDQAAKGAIVGRFINNGQSCIAAKRFIVVDAVADEFLEKLEANIRKLKVGDPLDPTTDIGPLYAKSQRDEIEVQVKDALARGARLHVGGKRGKGAGWFYEPTLLSGVTTKMKVMRQETFGPVLPVFRVPNVDAAIAQANDTEFGLGASVWTRSLSLADEIAERINAGLFFVNNAVKSDPRMPFGGVKHSGVGRELSRYGLLEMVNIKTVMIYPPGSPTPQAQHVE